A single window of Liolophura sinensis isolate JHLJ2023 chromosome 6, CUHK_Ljap_v2, whole genome shotgun sequence DNA harbors:
- the LOC135466312 gene encoding uncharacterized protein LOC135466312: protein MMEIKRYTRTRSSTLRIIQLIVVFFLCLLPSKKALEQNNGRPQSSSSTTLTGLQSTQPIASEDNNTQFLPVVISESVHDLFGIQIYSNGSLTNKLISSSVTDRVCGLRITCYEDKAVENKPLCSFECSPCHCDDMCHFYGDCCPGKLFEYSPNVPTEKPKFVTCFGKDGDAVRWGDHQHIFMVSKCPESPNLNEFIVTKCEYPDITRFAEATPVSDMATQITYVNEFCARCHGIKHFQIWSQNVSCRIEADLGMVRTREELWRLVMTDKTCAAELQSVPPVGLELRVCYPFWIDKCNVTGRWIKNLNPMAELFCGMYQHTVDHYGTSSTGVSYRNVFCAICNGATLEVPDICARVSPEFPPSVSVLLFFNPPENDVSPVTENRLQCRAGYIYDPFSVACQELKCPARRVLDQGDCRVPFLSTAGLGFAYHQQIRLENSTLVNASKFITEYTANFKRFFNEYGPFLYIGFALEFFESKTNNSYVELVWVTAKFISKSSTQVTDVEHRVVKFLTFSWSYYDLATNTNTTVFSSRIKCPADSYSEIGYESVNRQLHEEHFDIETLDTSMSFATIELNCSFLEYDLSSANFSYDPKTSTVLLDGNQIHLDRSRVLLCNGTLRICSDVLVDILGALEEFLFRSQDADLFDKTLSVISLISIILSLVSLFGTFVVFCLAPKLRTAPGRNIMALVFHLFCAQLVFLSLSNRVEIRILCQVFAVLIHYFWITTFTWMMALAYQMHKVFASFPSMASNSSKNQKLVWKYLLVCDLTALIPVIVCIAYYLITTDGEHVGYGRTICFLNDAWAIGAFFAAPLCIMLLFNAVCFARTFLTVGCRQQIETDSDIPNINYVLIYVKLSALLGFSWAFGILAAILNSLVLWYVFVILTGCHGVFIFLAYCVNKRTWASVKVTLSERSSTRSTDGSGK, encoded by the exons ATGATGGAGATAAAGCGCTACACAAGAACACGTTCGTCAACACTGAGGATAATTCAGCTAATAGTAGTTTTCTTCCTCTGTTTGCTTCCATCCAAGAAGGCTTTAGAGCAGAACAACGGAAGACCCCAGTCTTCCAGTAGTACAACGTTGACAGGGCTTCAGTCAACTCAGCCCATTGCGTCCGAGGATAACAACACGCAGTTTCTTCCGGTCGTCATTTCGGAGTCAGTTCATGATTTATTTGGTATCCAAATATACTCCAATGGAAGTCTGACTAACAAACTCATCAGTTCATCGGTCACTGATCGGGTTTGTGGGTTACGAATCACTTGCTATGAAGACAAAGCTGTTGAAAACAAACCGTTGTGCTCGTTTGAGTGTTCACCCTGCCATTGTGACGATATGTGTCACTTTTACGGAGACTGCTGTCCTGGAAAACTCTTTGAGTATTCCCCCAACGTGCCCACGGAAAAGCCAAAGTTTGTCACGTGTTTTGGGAAGGACGGTGATGCCGTACGGTGGGGTGACCATCAACACATCTTTATGGTTTCCAAATGTCCAGAAAGTCCAAATCTGAACGAGTTTATAGTGACAAAATGTGAGTACCCAGACATCACACGGTTCGCCGAGGCCACGCCAGTTTCCGACATGGCCACCCAAATAACGTACGTTAACGAGTTCTGTGCGAGATGTCACGGCATCAAACACTTTCAGATCTGGTCACAGAACGTGAGCTGTCGTATCGAGGCTGATTTAGGGATGGTACGAACCAGGGAGGAACTTTGGCGCCTGGTAATGACCGACAAGACGTGTGCCGCTGAGCTGCAGTCAGTGCCCCCTGTCGGTCTAGAGCTACGGGTGTGTTACCCTTTTTGGATCGACAAGTGCAATGTAACTGGCAGATGGATAAAAAACCTAAATCCGATGGCGGAATTATTCTGTGGCATGTATCAGCATACAGTAGACCATTATGGCACATCCAGTACAGGTGTGTCATACAGAAATGTGTTCTGCGCCATTTGTAACGGCGCCACGCTGGAAGTGCCTGACATCTGCGCCCGAGTATCTCCTGAATTTCCTCCTTCAGTATCAGTTCTTCTCTTCTTCAATCCGCCAGAAAATGACGTTTCCCCGGTGACAGAAAATCGGTTGCAGTGTCGAGCTGGTTATATATACGACCCATTTTCC GTGGCTTGTCAAGAACTGAAGTGTCCCGCCAGGCGTGTGCTCGACCAAGGAGACTGTCGAGTGCCCTTTTTGTCAACCGCAGGCCTAGGTTTCGCCTATCATCAACAAATTCGTCTGGAAAATTCCACTTTGGTTAACGCCTCCAAATTCATCACAGAATACACAGCAAACTTTAAGCGATTTTTTAACGAATATGGACCTTTTCTGTACATAGGCTTCGCTTTAGAGTTCTTTGAAAGTAAGACGAACAATTCATACGTGGAACTTGTGTGGGTTACAGCAAAGTTTATATCCAAGTCCAGTACACAAGTCACCGATGTGGAACACCGGGTTGTCAAATTTCTAACATTCTCGTGGAGTTATTACGACCTTGCCACCAATACTAACACAACCGTCTTCTCTTCACGAATCAAATGCCCTGCTGATTCATATTCGGAGATAGGCTATGAAAGCGTAAACCGCCAGTTACATGAAGAACACTTTGACATCGAAACACTGGACACGTCAATGTCCTTTGCCACCATAGAGCTGAACTGCTCATTCTTAGAGTACGATCTGTCGTCAGCTAATTTTAGTTACGACCCGAAAACGAGCACAGTATTATTAGACGGCAATCAGATACACCTGGACAGATCACGCGTGTTGCTGTGTAATGGTACTTTGAGGATTTGCTCCGATGTCCTTGTGGACATCCTTGGTGCTTTAGAAGAGTTCTTGTTTCGGAGTCAGGATGCTGATCTCTTTGACAAAACCTTGTCAGTCATCTCTCTCATCAGCATTATTCTTTCCCTTGTATCCCTTTTCGGCACGTTCGTTGTGTTCTGTCTGGCACCAAAACTGAGAACGGCTCCAGGGAGGAATATTATGGCGTTGGTGTTTCATCTCTTTTGTGCTCAACTGGTATTCTTGTCATTATCTAATAGAGTGGAGATCAGAATTCTATGTCAGGTATTCGCGGTTCTCATTCATTATTTCTGGATCACAACCTTTACATGGATGATGGCTTTAGCTTACCAGATGCATAAAGTCTTCGCCAGCTTCCCGTCAATGGCGTCCAACAGTAGTAAGAACCAGAAACTCGTTTGGAAATACTTGTTGGTATGTGATCTCACGGCCTTGATTCCAGTCATCGTGTGCATTGCATATTACCTCATTACCACGGACGGAGAACATGTGGGATACGGCAGAACGATTTGCTTTTTGAACGATGCCTGGGCCATCGGTGCTTTTTTCGCAGCACCGCTCTGTATTATGCTGCTGTTTAACGCCGTTTGCTTCGCGCGTACATTTCTAACAGTAGGCTGTCGACAGCAAATAGAAACTGACTCAGACATCCCCAACATCAACTATGTGTTAATCTACGTCAAGTTATCGGCGCTTTTGGGGTTTTCGTGGGCATTTGGAATTCtggcagccatcttgaattCCTTGGTATTGTGGTATGTATTTGTTATACTTACTGGTTGCCACGGTGTCTTTATCTTTCTCGCTTACTGTGTTAACAAAAGGACATGGGCGTCCGTTAAGGTCACTCTGTCGGAGAGAAGCTCTACACGTTCCACAGATGGATCTGGGAAATGA